In a genomic window of Ignavibacteria bacterium:
- a CDS encoding glycosyltransferase produces the protein MSYLLAYNLVIAAITIALALVSIYNLRRFARMPSSKGLSVAPDETLVSILVPARNEERCIEACVRSLCEQDHKNTEVIVLNDASTDATGEILSRLTGEFPHLRVIEGAPLPNGWVGKSWACQQLSIQARGETLIFTDADTTHRPDMVRRARAYMTQNNIALFSLVPYQVLGSIGEHIVIPMVHVLYFAYLPNDLILQNKRVSLSAANGQFMCFTRDAYEKVGGHESVRSTLVEDVFLAKEVKRAGLRIALVDGTDAVECRMYTNAREVTEGFSKNFFPATNYNLPLTVLFLVHVLTTYVLPLPMAVYGFVIGDDRIMGLALLQLGLGALIRLLISKRFSMPWWHMFLQPLTGLWSTIIGVNSIRWAYSRTGSRWKGRSYDTKGQSHA, from the coding sequence ATGTCATATCTACTTGCTTACAATCTTGTGATCGCAGCCATCACCATTGCATTGGCATTGGTGAGCATCTATAATCTGCGTCGGTTTGCGCGTATGCCGTCGTCAAAGGGGCTTAGTGTTGCACCCGATGAAACATTGGTGTCGATCCTCGTTCCGGCACGGAATGAAGAGCGGTGTATCGAAGCATGCGTGCGATCCCTCTGTGAGCAGGACCACAAGAACACGGAAGTGATCGTCCTCAATGACGCGTCAACAGATGCTACCGGTGAGATCCTTTCGCGGCTCACCGGGGAGTTTCCGCATCTGCGCGTGATAGAAGGAGCCCCTTTACCAAATGGATGGGTCGGGAAATCCTGGGCGTGTCAACAACTATCGATTCAGGCAAGGGGCGAGACATTGATCTTCACCGATGCCGATACAACGCACCGTCCGGATATGGTACGCAGGGCACGCGCGTATATGACTCAGAACAACATCGCATTGTTCTCGCTGGTGCCGTATCAGGTGCTTGGGTCGATCGGTGAACACATTGTGATACCAATGGTTCATGTGCTGTACTTCGCCTATCTGCCCAACGACCTCATTCTGCAGAACAAACGTGTATCGCTTTCGGCAGCGAATGGACAGTTCATGTGTTTCACCCGTGATGCCTATGAGAAGGTTGGTGGGCATGAGAGTGTGAGGTCGACGTTGGTAGAAGATGTCTTTCTTGCGAAGGAAGTGAAACGTGCCGGACTTCGCATTGCCCTTGTTGACGGAACCGATGCAGTAGAGTGTCGCATGTATACCAATGCACGAGAGGTAACGGAAGGTTTTTCAAAGAATTTCTTCCCTGCCACCAACTACAATCTCCCGCTGACCGTCCTCTTCCTGGTTCATGTGCTCACGACCTATGTTCTGCCACTGCCAATGGCCGTCTATGGTTTTGTGATCGGTGACGATCGCATCATGGGATTGGCGTTGTTGCAGCTTGGTTTGGGAGCACTCATCAGACTCCTCATCAGCAAACGATTCTCTATGCCGTGGTGGCACATGTTCCTTCAACCTCTCACCGGTCTGTGGTCCACGATCATCGGTGTGAACTCCATCCGGTGGGCCTATTCACGAACGGGCTCTCGATGGAAGGGGCGCTCCTACGATACCAAGGGACAGTCACATGCGTGA
- the mutL gene encoding DNA mismatch repair endonuclease MutL yields MTDHTIHILPDHLANQIAAGEVVQRPESAVKELVENAVDAGATSVTVIVREAGKQLIHVIDNGSGMSKSDLELSVIRHATSKISTEEDLHAIRTLGFRGEAMASIAAVSDVEIRTRRSDDETGWTLLSRPGQTPDLRASATDVGTQVLVRSLFYNVPARRKFLKADLTEFRHVSETMQRMALARPDVRFIFYDNQSLVFDVRPGDLRRRISDILSLDASRALVPVDMSEGGFTITGFVGLPHVARQSRSGQFLFLNNRPIVSRSLAHAVASAYEHLLDAGQHPVFVLHVSVDPHRVDVNVHPQKQEVKFEDERQAYLLVQQAVTKVLSQANVIPSFLGDVPLASRPLQSLPTQADGSSMVINRYTGEILSRSSERSASPFPSTREPVFTPAMQQAYGQLFAKREEQETGGVLQAGGQFIVTTSAEGLVVVDQRSAHERVIYERVLKRTEQESSGQSLLFAVTVRLGPTRGALLREYAAEFEALGFRLDVEKDGTVQVHAVPSDVRPGSEDSVLDEILQALEQSGTLPKERRKEGIASVYAARQAIRRGDKLNTTEAAARVRDLFACAVPHVTPRGEATYIIITFEELAQRCT; encoded by the coding sequence ATGACCGATCATACGATCCACATCCTGCCGGACCACCTTGCTAACCAGATCGCGGCGGGCGAGGTTGTGCAACGTCCGGAATCTGCGGTGAAGGAGTTGGTGGAGAATGCCGTTGACGCCGGCGCAACGTCCGTAACCGTCATCGTGCGTGAAGCAGGCAAACAGCTCATCCACGTGATCGATAACGGCTCAGGAATGTCCAAGAGTGATCTTGAGCTCAGCGTGATCCGTCACGCCACAAGTAAGATCTCCACGGAAGAAGACCTCCATGCCATTCGTACGCTGGGCTTCCGCGGAGAGGCAATGGCCTCGATCGCAGCTGTGTCCGATGTGGAGATCCGCACTCGGCGGAGTGATGACGAGACAGGGTGGACGTTGCTTTCACGTCCGGGTCAGACGCCTGACCTGCGTGCATCTGCCACAGATGTTGGTACCCAGGTTCTTGTGCGGAGTCTGTTCTACAACGTTCCTGCGCGACGCAAATTCCTCAAGGCCGATCTAACTGAGTTCCGTCATGTGAGCGAGACCATGCAACGCATGGCACTTGCACGTCCGGACGTGCGATTCATCTTCTACGACAACCAATCACTCGTCTTCGATGTTCGTCCGGGAGACCTGCGCCGACGTATCTCTGACATCCTCTCTCTCGACGCATCACGAGCCCTTGTGCCCGTTGATATGTCGGAAGGGGGCTTCACCATCACCGGCTTTGTTGGACTGCCCCATGTGGCACGGCAGAGCAGGAGTGGACAGTTTCTCTTCCTCAACAACAGGCCGATCGTAAGCAGGTCTCTGGCACATGCCGTTGCCTCTGCCTACGAACACCTCTTGGATGCCGGACAACATCCGGTCTTTGTGTTGCATGTTTCAGTGGACCCTCATCGTGTTGATGTGAACGTCCATCCGCAAAAGCAGGAAGTGAAGTTCGAAGATGAACGTCAGGCCTACTTACTCGTGCAGCAGGCCGTTACCAAGGTCCTGTCGCAGGCCAACGTGATCCCAAGTTTCCTTGGAGACGTGCCGCTTGCGAGTCGGCCGTTGCAGTCGCTTCCAACGCAGGCCGACGGATCGAGCATGGTGATCAATCGCTACACCGGTGAGATCCTGTCGAGATCTTCTGAGCGTTCAGCAAGCCCCTTCCCATCCACTCGAGAACCGGTGTTCACTCCTGCAATGCAGCAGGCCTATGGTCAGCTCTTTGCAAAACGAGAAGAGCAGGAGACAGGGGGCGTGTTGCAGGCGGGCGGACAGTTCATCGTCACCACCAGTGCCGAAGGCCTCGTTGTGGTAGACCAGCGTTCTGCCCATGAGCGTGTGATCTATGAGCGAGTTCTAAAGCGTACTGAGCAAGAATCATCCGGTCAATCACTGCTGTTCGCTGTTACCGTTCGTCTAGGTCCAACACGCGGCGCATTGCTTCGGGAATATGCTGCAGAGTTTGAGGCGCTCGGGTTCCGACTCGACGTGGAGAAGGACGGCACCGTGCAGGTGCATGCTGTACCGAGTGATGTGCGTCCGGGCAGTGAAGATAGTGTGCTCGACGAGATCCTTCAGGCACTAGAGCAATCCGGAACGTTGCCCAAGGAACGTCGAAAGGAAGGCATCGCCTCCGTCTATGCGGCACGCCAAGCCATCCGTAGGGGAGACAAGCTCAACACTACCGAGGCCGCTGCTCGTGTGCGCGATCTTTTTGCCTGTGCTGTTCCGCACGTAACACCGCGCGGCGAGGCAACCTATATCATCATCACCTTTGAAGAACTGGCCCAACGATGTACATGA
- a CDS encoding GWxTD domain-containing protein, producing the protein MSLFRPLLILVLSLLPSMMMGQGQQTIKNRTMLIDYGDRFYADAYVVPVEQPDSAAIAVFFRMANDFLSFTKVLSTGEVRGNYSADMVVSIELRDTLGVIRQRVRWEDQAFTNTFEQTNSKVDFHYGWQRLVVGPGTYVITLEILSQKESNQKKIKLPPVSFTPRKPTRQLTPPVFGEPVSVNGKEMVRLFVFSNNLPFGPASARALVLLGDSVETTYDYTIKQMPWDPRDIRWWKVGDVAGEVTSERDRFPRVASASSSDAAYLEMVEQKVPTRPIATVEVDIPLGSMVPGKYVLELVRKGTSDTISMKFQIVWEMMPFSLRTIDYAIESMRFICRDETIDSLSAGSAAENREALMNWWRAQDPTQATTFNERMAEYFRRVDNAFFAFSTIAEPDGAQSDRGKVYVLYGQPTDIKKNLTNKGSQEIWRYDTGIKQTFTFEVNDRGYYKLVNVR; encoded by the coding sequence ATGAGTCTGTTCCGCCCCCTCCTGATCCTTGTTCTCTCTCTCTTGCCGTCAATGATGATGGGGCAGGGGCAGCAGACGATCAAGAATCGAACGATGCTGATAGATTACGGAGACCGGTTCTACGCCGATGCCTACGTTGTCCCGGTGGAACAGCCGGATTCAGCGGCCATTGCTGTGTTCTTCCGCATGGCAAACGACTTTCTCAGTTTCACCAAGGTGTTGAGCACGGGTGAAGTGCGTGGCAACTATAGTGCGGACATGGTGGTGAGTATCGAGCTACGTGATACCCTTGGTGTGATCCGTCAGCGCGTGCGGTGGGAGGACCAGGCCTTCACCAACACCTTTGAGCAGACGAACAGCAAGGTAGACTTCCACTACGGCTGGCAGCGGTTGGTTGTAGGGCCAGGCACATATGTGATCACGCTTGAGATCTTATCGCAGAAGGAAAGCAATCAAAAGAAGATCAAACTGCCGCCAGTATCGTTTACTCCGCGTAAACCTACACGTCAGCTCACGCCGCCGGTCTTTGGCGAACCAGTGAGCGTCAACGGCAAGGAGATGGTGCGCCTCTTTGTGTTCAGCAACAATCTGCCCTTTGGTCCGGCGAGTGCGCGGGCTTTGGTTCTGCTCGGAGATTCGGTTGAGACTACCTACGACTACACCATCAAGCAGATGCCGTGGGACCCACGGGATATCCGATGGTGGAAGGTTGGAGACGTTGCCGGAGAAGTGACGTCAGAGCGCGACCGTTTTCCGCGTGTTGCATCTGCGTCGTCAAGTGATGCAGCGTATCTCGAGATGGTAGAACAAAAGGTACCGACGCGTCCTATTGCAACGGTCGAAGTGGACATCCCCCTTGGGTCAATGGTCCCGGGGAAGTATGTCTTGGAACTTGTTCGCAAGGGTACCTCAGACACCATCAGCATGAAGTTCCAGATCGTCTGGGAGATGATGCCGTTCTCACTGCGGACCATCGATTACGCCATAGAGTCCATGCGTTTCATCTGTAGGGATGAGACCATCGATTCTCTCAGTGCAGGCAGTGCTGCAGAGAACAGGGAAGCCCTGATGAACTGGTGGCGCGCTCAGGATCCCACGCAGGCTACTACGTTCAACGAGCGTATGGCCGAATACTTCCGTCGAGTAGACAACGCCTTCTTTGCTTTCAGTACCATCGCCGAGCCGGACGGTGCACAATCAGATCGTGGTAAGGTCTACGTCCTGTATGGTCAACCAACGGACATCAAGAAGAACCTCACCAACAAGGGGTCGCAAGAGATCTGGCGCTACGATACCGGCATCAAGCAGACGTTCACGTTCGAGGTCAATGACCGCGGCTACTACAAACTGGTGAACGTGAGGTGA
- the ruvX gene encoding Holliday junction resolvase RuvX — translation MTRDELLSLNGKRLCAIDFGMRRIGVAVCDEMHIVVSTRPVVDNTPGVMDRLVQQFAQDRTEVVLVGVPRHHDDRTTPIIETIERFVTELRMHTSLPVYEVDEAFSTKEARSIMVATGVKKKKRQTKGVKDQMAAAVILRDAIQEVRSITPQNL, via the coding sequence ATGACGCGCGACGAGTTGCTCTCCCTCAACGGGAAGAGACTTTGTGCCATCGATTTTGGGATGCGTCGCATTGGTGTGGCTGTGTGTGATGAGATGCATATCGTTGTCTCAACGCGTCCGGTAGTGGATAACACGCCCGGCGTGATGGACCGCCTCGTGCAGCAGTTCGCCCAGGACAGGACAGAGGTGGTATTGGTTGGCGTGCCACGGCATCATGATGACCGAACCACGCCCATCATCGAAACCATCGAACGATTTGTCACTGAATTGCGCATGCATACGTCATTGCCGGTGTATGAAGTAGACGAAGCATTCTCAACGAAGGAAGCACGGTCCATCATGGTCGCAACCGGTGTGAAGAAGAAGAAACGTCAGACCAAGGGCGTTAAGGATCAGATGGCCGCTGCTGTGATCCTCCGCGATGCGATACAAGAGGTCCGCTCCATTACTCCGCAAAACCTATGA